The following proteins come from a genomic window of Natrinema saccharevitans:
- the nrfD gene encoding NrfD/PsrC family molybdoenzyme membrane anchor subunit — protein MATNTRTAAAKVDRNRLRIAWYALLAVLLAVGAYGGYLRVTEGLRATNLSSAVPWGAWVAFYIYFVGLSAGAFLVSTLSNVFDVEGMHEIEREALFVAIVSMIVALTFVLVDLGRMDRLWHPFAWRQPLSVLSWEVHAYVLYIGVLMGELYFSMRRDLVATSESDDGLRGRVAGLLTLGRTDTDAETLAADRTWLKRLGVVGIPLAIVFVHGGTGNLFAVAAARSYWFSPLFPVIFITSAVVSGMALIALLYVLRARLGSRTLDVALLERMAALFVGFVVLDASLKVLEAFVGLYSLHPGHVESWLTIMTGEMWWSFWLVMVGLGWIASLVLLHRRAWRRRPAFVAAAGASVVLGVIGTRFNIVVPAQIEPALYGLPTGYYVPSIPEWILSIGIVAFGLLVYTIGTELLPLVPRGETHD, from the coding sequence ATGGCAACGAACACACGGACTGCGGCGGCGAAAGTCGACAGGAACCGCCTCCGGATCGCCTGGTACGCGCTGCTTGCAGTGTTACTCGCCGTCGGTGCCTACGGCGGCTATCTGCGCGTTACCGAGGGGCTCCGCGCGACGAACCTCTCGAGTGCGGTGCCGTGGGGTGCGTGGGTCGCCTTCTACATCTACTTCGTCGGACTGTCGGCGGGGGCGTTCCTCGTGAGTACGCTCTCGAACGTCTTCGACGTCGAGGGGATGCACGAGATCGAGCGCGAGGCGCTGTTCGTCGCGATCGTCTCGATGATCGTCGCACTGACGTTCGTCCTGGTCGACCTCGGGCGGATGGACCGGCTCTGGCACCCCTTCGCGTGGCGCCAGCCCCTGTCGGTTCTCTCGTGGGAGGTCCACGCGTACGTCCTCTACATCGGCGTGTTGATGGGTGAACTGTACTTCTCGATGCGTCGGGACCTCGTCGCGACGAGCGAGTCGGACGACGGCCTGCGGGGACGGGTCGCCGGCCTCCTCACGCTCGGGCGGACCGACACGGACGCGGAAACGCTCGCGGCCGATCGGACGTGGCTCAAGCGACTCGGCGTGGTCGGCATTCCGCTGGCGATCGTCTTCGTCCACGGCGGAACCGGGAACCTGTTCGCGGTCGCGGCCGCGCGCAGCTACTGGTTCAGCCCGCTGTTCCCGGTGATTTTCATCACGTCCGCGGTGGTCAGCGGAATGGCCCTGATCGCCCTGTTGTACGTCCTCCGGGCGCGGCTTGGCAGTCGCACGCTCGACGTGGCGCTGTTAGAGCGGATGGCGGCGCTGTTCGTCGGTTTCGTCGTCCTCGACGCGTCGCTGAAGGTACTCGAGGCGTTCGTCGGGCTGTACAGTCTCCACCCCGGCCACGTCGAGTCGTGGCTGACGATCATGACCGGCGAGATGTGGTGGTCGTTCTGGCTGGTGATGGTTGGCCTCGGCTGGATCGCCTCGCTCGTCCTCTTGCACCGGCGGGCGTGGCGACGGCGGCCGGCGTTCGTCGCCGCTGCGGGCGCGAGCGTCGTCCTCGGCGTGATCGGCACGCGATTCAACATCGTGGTGCCCGCACAGATCGAGCCGGCGCTGTACGGCCTGCCGACGGGCTACTACGTGCCGTCGATACCGGAGTGGATCCTCTCGATCGGTATCGTCGCCTTCGGCCTGCTCGTCTACACGATCGGGACGGAACTGCTGCCGCTCGTGCCGCGAGGTGAGACCCATGACTGA
- a CDS encoding molybdopterin-dependent oxidoreductase: MTDSNTTETEIERSDEPDAEGVDRREFVKAVGGMGALSLSGGIANTVLDVDGWFRDDDHGVGTDYGDYEASDVIYTTCGQCNTFCPIKVRLADESGTGEYSSLVRKLAGNPYSFLNTQPNAQVPYESDPEAVATGDLEGTGEVDVSKWSLSGGRICLKGQAGIQTAFDTYRLRKPMKRVGPRGSDEWRTISWEQAIEEIVEGDDELDHDGLRDMWAYAPEDEVMSDWEAVQAGELRREAFDERYEDVLIDTDHPDLGPKANQIVDVGGFRRNFIRNRLWHQGLGSVNSIHHAGVCGISSVVGNNRSHDGQKKRQYPDVENCEYLLVWGTNPMVANKGPTWLAPKLTNAIEDGMRMDVVDPRLSKTAEKADEWIPVKPGADAALALGMARWIIERDRYDETYLRNPGEDAAADDDEPTWSDATHLVLVDEDERPKARASDLGLEADDEGAFVVVDAATGEPAPASEVDEGVLDVDITVGGQSVKSVWTLYRERVFEYDLAEYAEMAGVDVDRIDGLADEFTSHDKRAAIMAYRGPAKHTNGFYATRAISTLQHLIGNFDWKGGQITPYAGYQTMSGRYELGQVPDGHEPWGIPLLRGGVNYEETSLFERDDGYPAKRPWFPVAPPMATQELYASADDEYPYGVEALFIRPYSNNHVMSAAGGDTIPDVLKDEDAIGLIVASDTVLGETSRYADYVLPEPTYLERWENFGTYPNKRLADEKISQPTISVVPDARPFEEVLIDIWKEMDLPGVGEDAIPDADGDLWPLDAAEDFYVKLAANVAYDREPVPDADDAELEVFEAAHEKGLGERFDLADWRGAVTDEEWRKVVTVLNRGGRFEEPIDGYAETFAERGHDYDYAGHHPDTNAYDGDHLRYKLGGRVNFYDEVAPTGKHAHDGERFDPLPRVEDVVHYDGTVQVPVTSDDDPDRPLQLTNWKPRTQGMHRTTGSAWLREAEPENPVWINPEDAADRGIENGDRIRLDAGRRTVEGTARVTGGIRPGVVGAAWGFGRDGGGATDTTIDGDRRAGATERYGHTDHAFDTPGEDTGGYAKGRDAGFAINHVQPLDDALGDVGLSDPVGGSNAQFAAYVEIERVSDR; the protein is encoded by the coding sequence ATGACTGATTCGAACACGACCGAGACGGAGATCGAACGATCGGACGAACCGGACGCCGAAGGGGTCGACCGCCGCGAGTTCGTCAAGGCGGTCGGCGGTATGGGAGCGCTCTCGCTCTCCGGCGGCATCGCAAACACCGTCCTCGACGTCGACGGCTGGTTCCGAGACGACGACCACGGCGTCGGCACCGACTACGGCGACTACGAGGCGTCGGACGTCATCTACACGACCTGCGGGCAGTGCAACACGTTCTGCCCGATCAAGGTCCGGCTGGCCGACGAGAGCGGGACCGGCGAGTACAGTTCGCTCGTGCGCAAACTCGCGGGCAACCCGTACTCGTTTCTCAACACCCAGCCCAACGCCCAGGTCCCCTACGAAAGCGACCCCGAGGCCGTCGCGACCGGCGACCTCGAGGGGACGGGCGAGGTCGACGTGAGCAAGTGGTCGCTGTCGGGCGGGCGCATCTGTCTGAAAGGACAGGCCGGCATCCAGACGGCCTTCGACACCTACCGGCTGCGAAAGCCGATGAAACGCGTGGGCCCGCGGGGCAGCGACGAGTGGCGGACCATCTCCTGGGAGCAGGCTATCGAAGAGATCGTCGAGGGCGACGACGAACTCGATCACGACGGCCTTCGTGATATGTGGGCGTACGCGCCCGAAGACGAGGTGATGAGCGACTGGGAGGCCGTTCAGGCGGGCGAGTTGCGCCGCGAAGCGTTCGACGAGCGCTACGAGGACGTCCTGATCGACACCGACCATCCGGACCTGGGCCCGAAGGCCAATCAGATCGTCGACGTGGGGGGCTTCCGGCGCAACTTCATCCGGAACCGGCTCTGGCATCAGGGGCTCGGCTCGGTCAACAGCATCCACCACGCCGGCGTCTGTGGAATCTCGAGCGTCGTGGGGAACAACCGCTCTCACGACGGTCAGAAGAAACGCCAGTATCCCGACGTCGAGAACTGCGAGTACCTGCTGGTCTGGGGGACCAACCCGATGGTCGCGAACAAGGGGCCGACGTGGCTCGCCCCGAAGCTCACGAACGCGATCGAGGACGGCATGCGGATGGACGTCGTCGATCCGCGCCTCTCGAAGACCGCCGAGAAGGCAGACGAGTGGATCCCGGTCAAACCCGGTGCGGACGCGGCGCTCGCGCTCGGGATGGCGCGCTGGATCATCGAACGCGACCGGTACGACGAGACGTACCTCAGGAACCCGGGCGAGGACGCCGCGGCCGACGACGACGAACCGACCTGGAGCGACGCGACCCACCTGGTCCTCGTCGACGAGGACGAGCGTCCCAAAGCCCGTGCGAGCGATCTGGGACTCGAGGCGGACGACGAGGGCGCGTTCGTCGTCGTCGACGCCGCGACCGGCGAGCCGGCGCCCGCGAGCGAGGTCGACGAGGGCGTTCTGGACGTCGATATCACGGTCGGCGGGCAGTCGGTCAAGAGCGTCTGGACGCTGTACCGCGAACGCGTCTTCGAGTACGACCTCGCGGAGTACGCCGAGATGGCCGGCGTCGACGTCGATCGGATCGACGGGCTCGCCGACGAGTTCACGAGCCACGACAAGCGCGCGGCGATCATGGCCTACCGCGGCCCGGCCAAGCACACGAACGGCTTCTACGCCACGCGTGCGATCTCGACGCTCCAGCACCTGATCGGCAACTTCGACTGGAAGGGCGGACAGATCACCCCCTACGCGGGCTACCAGACGATGAGCGGCCGGTACGAACTGGGGCAGGTCCCCGACGGCCACGAGCCGTGGGGGATCCCGCTACTTCGGGGCGGCGTCAACTACGAGGAGACGTCGCTGTTCGAGCGTGACGACGGCTACCCCGCGAAGCGGCCGTGGTTCCCCGTCGCCCCGCCGATGGCGACCCAGGAACTCTACGCCAGCGCCGACGACGAGTACCCCTACGGGGTCGAGGCGCTGTTCATCCGGCCGTACTCGAACAACCACGTCATGTCCGCGGCCGGCGGGGACACGATCCCGGACGTCCTGAAAGACGAGGACGCCATCGGGCTGATCGTCGCCTCGGACACCGTCCTCGGAGAGACCAGCCGGTACGCCGACTACGTCCTGCCCGAGCCGACCTACCTCGAGCGCTGGGAGAACTTCGGCACTTATCCGAACAAGCGTCTGGCCGACGAGAAGATCAGCCAGCCGACGATCAGCGTCGTCCCCGACGCGCGGCCGTTCGAGGAGGTGCTGATCGACATCTGGAAGGAGATGGACCTCCCCGGCGTCGGCGAGGACGCCATCCCGGATGCAGACGGCGATCTGTGGCCGCTCGACGCCGCCGAGGACTTCTACGTCAAGCTCGCGGCGAACGTCGCCTACGACCGCGAGCCCGTTCCCGACGCCGACGACGCGGAACTCGAGGTGTTCGAGGCGGCCCACGAGAAGGGACTCGGCGAACGGTTCGACCTCGCGGACTGGCGGGGCGCGGTGACCGACGAGGAGTGGCGCAAGGTCGTGACCGTCCTGAACCGCGGCGGTCGGTTCGAGGAGCCGATCGACGGCTACGCGGAGACCTTCGCCGAGCGCGGCCACGACTACGACTACGCAGGCCACCACCCTGACACGAACGCCTACGACGGCGACCACCTGCGGTACAAGCTCGGCGGGCGGGTGAACTTCTACGACGAGGTGGCTCCGACGGGGAAACACGCCCACGACGGCGAGCGGTTCGATCCGCTCCCCCGCGTCGAGGACGTCGTCCACTACGACGGCACGGTTCAGGTCCCGGTGACGAGCGACGACGATCCCGATCGGCCGCTCCAGTTGACCAACTGGAAGCCGCGGACACAGGGGATGCACCGCACGACCGGCTCGGCGTGGCTGCGCGAGGCCGAGCCGGAAAACCCCGTGTGGATCAACCCCGAAGATGCGGCCGATCGCGGGATCGAGAACGGCGATCGCATCCGCCTCGACGCCGGCCGTCGCACCGTCGAAGGAACCGCCCGCGTCACGGGTGGCATCCGTCCCGGCGTCGTCGGTGCCGCCTGGGGCTTCGGCCGCGACGGCGGGGGCGCAACCGACACGACGATCGACGGCGACCGGCGGGCGGGCGCGACCGAGCGCTACGGCCACACCGATCACGCCTTCGACACGCCGGGCGAGGACACGGGCGGCTACGCGAAGGGCCGCGACGCCGGCTTCGCGATCAACCACGTCCAGCCCCTCGACGACGCGCTCGGCGACGTCGGCCTGAGCGATCCCGTCGGCGGTAGCAACGCACAGTTCGCCGCGTACGTCGAGATCGAACGGGTGAGCGACCGATGA
- a CDS encoding TorD/DmsD family molecular chaperone translates to MTTDTERATATTAAVADARADLYDLLAAALDGETDVLATAIRDGSLADVTATLPVEIDVCALESDSVDETALSIAYDNLFVVPGPRYVPPVASAHRDRPSESFESDSPFHEEGQAGELLGDPAATMASLYERAGVRPERGEFPDHVAAQLGFLAAVTRAAAGRGDRRDADALERARSFQREALTRLGWLDAFHEGVAAVDGSDGVFTAVVALARTVAAWHARDLEVA, encoded by the coding sequence ATGACGACCGATACCGAGCGCGCCACGGCCACGACGGCGGCCGTCGCCGACGCGCGCGCCGACCTGTACGACCTGCTCGCGGCCGCGCTCGACGGCGAAACCGACGTCCTCGCGACGGCGATCCGGGACGGCTCGCTCGCCGACGTGACGGCGACGCTCCCGGTCGAGATCGACGTGTGCGCCCTCGAGTCCGACTCCGTCGACGAGACGGCGCTGTCGATCGCCTACGACAATCTGTTCGTCGTTCCGGGGCCGCGATACGTCCCGCCGGTCGCCTCCGCACACCGCGACCGGCCGTCCGAGTCCTTCGAGTCGGACTCGCCGTTCCACGAGGAGGGACAGGCGGGCGAGTTGCTCGGCGACCCCGCCGCGACGATGGCGTCGCTGTACGAGCGCGCCGGCGTTCGCCCCGAGCGGGGCGAGTTTCCCGATCACGTCGCCGCACAACTCGGGTTCCTCGCCGCGGTGACCCGCGCGGCGGCCGGGCGCGGCGACCGACGCGACGCGGACGCCCTCGAGCGCGCCCGGTCGTTCCAGCGCGAGGCGCTGACGCGACTCGGCTGGCTCGACGCGTTCCACGAGGGCGTCGCCGCCGTCGACGGCAGTGACGGCGTGTTTACGGCGGTCGTCGCGCTCGCGCGGACCGTCGCGGCGTGGCACGCTCGCGACCTCGAGGTGGCGTAG
- a CDS encoding DUF302 domain-containing protein gives MTLPIDPSQIDPDDIGATQTTLEMDHEAAIEHVREVFTDAGFGVPVEFSPSELLNEKVDADRDPYYVLGACNPAVADRALEATDGKMGGLFPCNVVVREEAPGRQLVYHVSIMRIARLVGMAPDDDEMADIIADTGEIVDDAFEAL, from the coding sequence ATGACGTTGCCCATCGACCCGAGCCAGATCGATCCGGACGACATCGGTGCGACACAGACGACCCTCGAGATGGACCACGAGGCGGCCATCGAACACGTCCGCGAGGTGTTCACCGACGCCGGCTTCGGGGTTCCCGTCGAGTTCTCCCCGTCGGAGCTGCTCAACGAGAAGGTCGACGCCGACCGCGATCCCTACTACGTCCTCGGGGCGTGTAACCCGGCGGTGGCCGACCGAGCGCTCGAGGCGACCGACGGGAAGATGGGCGGACTCTTCCCGTGTAACGTCGTCGTCCGGGAGGAAGCGCCCGGCCGCCAGCTGGTCTATCACGTCTCGATCATGCGGATCGCACGGCTCGTCGGGATGGCGCCGGACGACGACGAAATGGCCGATATCATCGCGGATACCGGCGAAATCGTCGACGACGCCTTCGAGGCCCTGTAA
- a CDS encoding class I SAM-dependent methyltransferase, whose protein sequence is MGHHTFDAERADKLEEAEQRYRFVSAEELLWALSLSPDDTVADLGSGTGFFTDDVASHAGAVYAVDLQEAMHEYYREKGVPENVDLVTSDVSDLPFDDGDVDAAFSTMTYHEFASDEAIAEIRRSLAPNGRLVIVDWAATGIGEAGPPVEERYSADEAADALRAAGFEIEHAAVRPETFLLIATLE, encoded by the coding sequence ATGGGTCACCACACGTTCGACGCCGAGCGAGCGGACAAGTTAGAGGAAGCCGAGCAGCGATACCGGTTCGTGTCGGCCGAGGAACTGCTGTGGGCGCTCTCGCTTTCGCCGGACGACACCGTCGCCGACCTCGGTAGCGGGACCGGCTTCTTCACCGACGACGTCGCTTCGCACGCCGGGGCGGTCTACGCGGTCGACCTGCAGGAGGCGATGCACGAGTACTACCGCGAGAAAGGCGTTCCGGAGAACGTCGATCTCGTGACCAGCGACGTGAGCGACCTCCCGTTCGACGACGGCGACGTCGACGCCGCGTTCTCGACGATGACCTACCACGAGTTCGCGAGCGACGAGGCGATCGCCGAGATCCGGCGGTCCCTCGCTCCGAACGGGCGACTCGTGATCGTCGACTGGGCGGCGACCGGCATCGGCGAGGCCGGTCCGCCGGTCGAGGAACGGTACAGTGCCGACGAGGCGGCGGACGCGCTCCGCGCGGCCGGGTTCGAGATCGAACACGCGGCCGTCCGTCCGGAGACCTTCCTGCTGATCGCGACGCTCGAGTGA
- the cydB gene encoding cytochrome d ubiquinol oxidase subunit II, with amino-acid sequence MTDPAALATEPLFGLPLADLWFGLVFFILAMFLFLDGFDFGVGALFATREDDDERERLLAAIGPFWDGNEVWLVVFGGALFAAFPSVYANLFSRHYLLMFAILGALIVRGLAPEMYEQRHDDGWQRWWGRAFVVGSLTAPFFLGIFIANWVTGATSIVTLPALVVGLAVVALTVVDGVAFLRLKTRGDLRDDLRTDGYRALGAYLVLVVAALGSVYAAEPALRSALLSAPVLALVLATLALAGAYAAATRADRYYVAFGAAAGLVFALVGIVAGLMYPSIDRATGLTVEAAIVSTLQLNLMSIGAAVLLPLVFVYFAVLYTAFSGPIEAGESY; translated from the coding sequence ATGACTGACCCGGCCGCGCTCGCGACCGAGCCGCTGTTCGGTCTCCCGCTTGCCGACCTCTGGTTCGGACTGGTGTTTTTCATCCTCGCGATGTTCCTCTTTCTGGACGGCTTCGACTTCGGGGTCGGCGCGCTGTTCGCGACGCGCGAGGACGACGACGAACGCGAACGGTTGCTGGCGGCCATCGGGCCGTTCTGGGACGGCAACGAGGTGTGGCTCGTCGTCTTCGGCGGCGCGCTGTTCGCGGCCTTTCCGTCGGTCTACGCCAACCTCTTCAGCCGCCACTACCTGTTGATGTTCGCCATCCTTGGCGCGCTCATCGTTCGGGGACTCGCGCCCGAGATGTACGAACAGCGCCACGACGACGGCTGGCAGCGCTGGTGGGGTCGGGCGTTCGTCGTCGGCAGCCTCACCGCTCCCTTCTTCTTGGGCATATTCATCGCGAACTGGGTGACCGGCGCGACGTCGATCGTCACTCTCCCGGCGCTGGTCGTCGGCCTCGCCGTCGTCGCGCTCACCGTCGTCGACGGCGTGGCCTTCCTCCGACTGAAGACGCGAGGCGACTTGCGCGACGATCTCCGGACGGACGGCTACCGCGCGCTCGGCGCGTACCTCGTCCTCGTCGTAGCGGCGCTGGGCTCCGTGTACGCGGCCGAACCGGCGTTGCGGTCGGCCCTGCTCTCGGCACCGGTGCTGGCGCTCGTCCTCGCGACGCTCGCGCTCGCCGGCGCGTACGCGGCGGCGACGCGGGCGGACCGCTACTACGTGGCGTTCGGTGCGGCCGCGGGGCTGGTCTTCGCGCTGGTCGGCATCGTCGCCGGGCTGATGTACCCGTCCATCGATCGAGCGACCGGACTGACGGTCGAGGCGGCCATCGTCTCGACGCTGCAGCTCAATCTCATGTCCATCGGCGCGGCCGTCCTGTTGCCGCTCGTGTTCGTCTACTTCGCGGTCCTCTACACCGCGTTCAGCGGGCCGATCGAAGCGGGTGAGTCGTACTGA
- a CDS encoding cytochrome ubiquinol oxidase subunit I has translation MIDPVLGSRLQFALTTIVHIIFPVMSMGLAPFLVYFTWKDIRTGEPIYEQLRRFWTRIFAVSFVVGTVTGIVLEFEFGTNFAAFSTTAGELFGGPLALEGMMAFMLEATFLGVFVFGRERVGNALYMVSAVAVGLGTWLSAVWILIANSWMQTPRGYELTTANGHTIVELVDPVAAYANPRFPWMFVHMQNAAVESVALFMAGVGAYFVFRHHVWEYPVENVAFWEATLKFGLVALLVTAPLQVLHGDLYARHIVETQPQKFAAMEAVWETDSYVPEYIVAFPTSLDQLLDPRAKEIFGIGIPGGASWLASGGDPQATIKGLEEFDGKQPPVAIVFWSFRMMVGLGFWFVLLAVWGGYRWWSGELLEDDLLHKALMLSTPLGIIAVELGWIVTEVGRQPWVIQDVLRTTDGVSPGLTAGEATATLVGFAVVYLGLLALYTYVVVRIVRAGPPDGDDLATRDTPERPASEVSVDD, from the coding sequence ATGATCGACCCAGTCCTCGGCAGCCGGCTGCAGTTCGCGCTCACCACGATCGTTCACATCATCTTCCCGGTGATGAGCATGGGGCTCGCCCCCTTCCTCGTCTACTTCACGTGGAAGGACATCCGTACCGGCGAGCCGATCTACGAGCAGTTACGCCGGTTCTGGACGCGGATCTTCGCCGTCAGCTTCGTCGTCGGCACCGTGACCGGTATCGTCCTCGAGTTCGAGTTCGGAACCAACTTCGCGGCGTTTTCGACGACCGCCGGCGAACTCTTCGGCGGCCCCCTCGCGCTCGAGGGAATGATGGCGTTCATGCTCGAGGCGACGTTTCTCGGCGTCTTCGTCTTCGGGCGCGAGCGGGTCGGGAACGCGCTGTATATGGTGTCGGCGGTCGCGGTCGGACTGGGGACGTGGCTCTCGGCGGTCTGGATCCTGATCGCCAACTCCTGGATGCAGACCCCCCGCGGCTACGAGTTGACGACGGCGAACGGCCACACGATCGTCGAACTGGTCGATCCGGTCGCGGCCTACGCCAACCCCCGGTTCCCCTGGATGTTCGTCCACATGCAAAACGCCGCCGTCGAGTCCGTCGCGCTGTTTATGGCCGGCGTCGGCGCGTATTTCGTCTTCAGACACCACGTCTGGGAGTACCCGGTCGAGAACGTCGCGTTCTGGGAGGCGACGCTGAAGTTCGGTCTCGTCGCGTTGCTCGTTACCGCGCCGTTGCAGGTGCTACACGGCGATCTGTACGCGCGACACATCGTCGAGACTCAGCCCCAAAAGTTCGCCGCGATGGAGGCCGTCTGGGAGACCGACTCCTACGTCCCCGAGTACATCGTCGCGTTCCCGACCAGCCTCGACCAGTTGCTGGATCCGCGGGCCAAGGAAATCTTCGGCATCGGCATCCCCGGCGGCGCGTCGTGGCTCGCAAGCGGCGGCGATCCGCAGGCGACGATCAAGGGGCTCGAGGAGTTCGATGGGAAACAGCCGCCCGTGGCGATCGTCTTCTGGTCGTTCCGGATGATGGTCGGTCTCGGGTTCTGGTTCGTCCTGCTGGCCGTCTGGGGCGGCTACCGCTGGTGGAGCGGCGAACTCCTCGAGGACGATCTCCTCCACAAGGCCCTGATGCTCTCGACGCCGCTTGGCATTATCGCGGTCGAACTTGGCTGGATCGTCACGGAGGTCGGCCGCCAGCCGTGGGTCATTCAGGACGTGTTGCGGACGACCGACGGCGTCTCGCCGGGACTGACCGCCGGCGAAGCGACGGCGACGCTCGTGGGGTTCGCGGTCGTCTACCTCGGACTCCTGGCCCTCTACACCTACGTCGTCGTCCGCATCGTTCGGGCCGGCCCGCCCGACGGGGACGACCTCGCGACGCGGGACACGCCGGAGCGGCCCGCGTCGGAGGTGAGCGTCGATGACTGA
- a CDS encoding DsbA family protein — MSIDQPSRRAVLAGSVVTLGAGGAYYLTRSDDTAQHLSPSFHSSDETSAFGVDLGGKPIMGSRAAPLEIYYWTDFQCPFCERFERETLPDLVREYVEPGDVRIVFVSVPYFGADSMTAAVAGKCVWERVRDDDPGAYWDWHTAVFDEQGEKNSGWASTDNLLEYTRSVDAVDADALESCLEDRRSEFEAEVEADAEQATEFGISATPSFVVFDPESEAAGSLTGAQPPERFDDAIERVRDA; from the coding sequence ATGTCGATCGATCAGCCATCCCGTCGCGCCGTTCTCGCCGGCTCCGTCGTGACACTCGGCGCCGGTGGCGCCTACTATCTCACGCGATCCGACGACACCGCACAGCACCTCTCCCCGTCGTTTCACTCGAGCGACGAGACGTCCGCGTTCGGCGTCGATCTCGGCGGAAAGCCGATCATGGGCTCGCGGGCAGCACCGCTCGAGATCTACTACTGGACCGACTTCCAGTGCCCGTTCTGCGAGCGGTTCGAGCGGGAGACCCTCCCCGATCTCGTTCGGGAGTACGTCGAACCGGGCGACGTTCGCATCGTCTTCGTCTCGGTGCCCTATTTCGGTGCGGACTCGATGACCGCCGCGGTCGCCGGCAAGTGCGTCTGGGAGCGGGTCCGCGACGACGATCCCGGCGCGTACTGGGACTGGCACACGGCGGTGTTCGACGAACAGGGCGAGAAGAACTCGGGGTGGGCGTCGACGGACAACCTCCTCGAGTACACCCGTTCCGTCGACGCCGTCGACGCGGACGCCCTCGAGTCGTGTCTCGAGGACCGACGGTCGGAGTTCGAAGCAGAGGTCGAAGCAGATGCGGAACAGGCGACCGAGTTCGGTATCTCTGCCACGCCCTCGTTCGTCGTCTTCGATCCGGAGTCCGAGGCCGCGGGATCGCTCACCGGTGCCCAGCCGCCGGAACGGTTCGACGACGCGATCGAACGGGTCAGGGACGCGTAG
- a CDS encoding helix-turn-helix domain-containing protein has product MQPGGSSDSAAIFQLLADEYARKILLAADRDGPKTAKTLSEECDASLTTVYRRVATLQEYDLIEECSTVDSDGSHRSEFETTLEELHVDVTDGQLSLTMETRDELADNFTDLWRGIRGED; this is encoded by the coding sequence GTGCAACCCGGAGGTTCCTCGGACTCGGCGGCGATCTTCCAGCTCCTCGCGGACGAGTACGCACGGAAGATACTCCTCGCCGCCGATCGGGACGGCCCGAAGACCGCGAAGACGCTCAGCGAGGAGTGTGACGCCTCGCTGACGACGGTTTACCGCCGTGTGGCGACACTGCAGGAATACGACCTCATCGAGGAATGCAGCACCGTCGACTCGGACGGCTCTCACCGAAGCGAGTTCGAAACCACGCTCGAGGAACTCCACGTCGACGTCACCGACGGCCAACTCTCGCTGACGATGGAGACGCGCGACGAACTCGCCGACAACTTCACGGACCTCTGGCGCGGGATCCGGGGTGAGGATTGA
- a CDS encoding DUF7521 family protein yields the protein MDASFLLAKLITLVLSLVVAYLAFHGYRRSGRTPMLYVSGGFVFIGAGAICEGLIYHSFGTTIASAALVQAVIVSSGMILVLVSLTK from the coding sequence ATGGACGCGTCGTTTCTCCTCGCCAAACTGATCACGCTCGTTTTGAGTCTCGTCGTCGCGTATCTGGCGTTTCACGGGTATCGTCGGAGCGGACGGACGCCGATGCTGTATGTCTCCGGCGGATTCGTCTTCATCGGTGCCGGGGCGATCTGTGAGGGACTTATCTATCACTCGTTCGGGACGACGATCGCGTCCGCCGCCCTCGTGCAGGCGGTCATCGTCTCGAGCGGGATGATACTCGTTCTCGTCTCACTGACGAAGTGA